The Trueperaceae bacterium genomic interval CGCGCCGCTTTACCTGCCGGGCGGCTCCCGGTATACTTCTAGCTCGGCCGCGGGGCCGGGCGCCTTGGCGCTTCGCCACGCCACGCCTTGGGGGTATAGCTCAGTCGGTAGAGCGGCGGTCTCCAAAACCGTAGGTCGCGAGTTCGAGTCTTGCTGCCCCCGCCAGGCGAAACGAAGGCGCCTCCTCCAAACCGGGGAGGCGCCTTCGCGTGGCACCGGCCCGCGCCCGTGGCCGCTCCATGCCGTCTGAAACGGCCAATACCGCGTGGTACCATCGGGGGCGTGGAGCTGAATCCGGTCCGCGCACTCAAGCCGCTGCTCGCGCTGGCGGCCGCCCTCACGTGCCTGGCGCTCGCGCCGCTGGCGGAGGCGGCCACGAACGAGGTGTGGGTCGTCCCCATCGACACCGAGATCACGACGGGCACGACGGCCTTCGTCAGGAACCGCGTGCGGGCGGCCAACGAGGAGCTGCCGCTCGCGCTCGTCTTCTACCTCGACACGCCCGGTGGCGCGGTCAGCGCCATGCAGGACATCGTGGGCATCATCTTGCACGACGTCCGCGTCCCCACCATCGCCGTCGTGCAGAACGCCTTCAGCGCCGGCGCCCTCATCGCCATGAGCGCCGAGCGGCTGGCCATGTTGCCGGGTTCGAGCATCGGCGCCGCCCTGCCCATCCTGTCGACCCCGACGGGGATCCAGAGCGTCGACGAGAAGTTCTCGTCCGCGTTGCGGGGCGAGTTCAGGAGCGTGGCGGAGGCCCGCGGCCGCAACCCGGTCGTGGCCGAGGGGATGGTCGACCCGAAGGTGGAGATCCCCGGCCTCTCGACCGCGTCGGAGCTGGTGACCCTCACGGCCAGGCAGGCGGTGGAGCACGGCATCGCGGACGCCGAGGCCACCACGCTGGACGCGGCGCTCGCGGATTTCGGCTTCGCCGGCGTCAGGGTCGTCAGGATCGAACCGGGCCTGGCGGAGAGGCTGGCGGCGCTGTTGTCGCGCCCGCTCGTGGCGGCGGCGTTGATCGTGCTGGGCGTCGGCGGGCTGCTCATCGAGGCGTTCACGCCGGGGTTCGGCGTGCCTGGCGCCATCGGCCTCATCGCGCTGGCGGTGTTCGCGGCGGCGGCGTACTTCGCCAACCCCACGGGCCTGCTCGACGTGGCCATCCTGGTGGTGGGCATCG includes:
- a CDS encoding nodulation protein NfeD — translated: MELNPVRALKPLLALAAALTCLALAPLAEAATNEVWVVPIDTEITTGTTAFVRNRVRAANEELPLALVFYLDTPGGAVSAMQDIVGIILHDVRVPTIAVVQNAFSAGALIAMSAERLAMLPGSSIGAALPILSTPTGIQSVDEKFSSALRGEFRSVAEARGRNPVVAEGMVDPKVEIPGLSTASELVTLTARQAVEHGIADAEATTLDAALADFGFAGVRVVRIEPGLAERLAALLSRPLVAAALIVLGVGGLLIEAFTPGFGVPGAIGLIALAVFAAAAYFANPTGLLDVAILVVGIVLLAVEVFLLPGFGVAGILGVAAIVVALIRIFEEGTLPVIGYSVLFGGVLLGVLLWLLPNSRLAAAFRLTARIATPGEGGLEFPSVSRDLVGTEGTAISDLRPAGVARFGSDRVDVVSEGDFVNAGARVRVLRVEGNRVTVRALADASTHAQSGDKET